Proteins encoded together in one Hylaeus volcanicus isolate JK05 chromosome 3, UHH_iyHylVolc1.0_haploid, whole genome shotgun sequence window:
- the LOC128873489 gene encoding general transcription factor IIH subunit 1, with protein MTTSSEDVLMQVGQVRYKKGDGTLYVMNERIAWMLDNRDTVSVSHKYADIKLQKISPEGKSKIQLQVVLHDGASSTFHFVNRNGQEAQIKDRDDVKELLQQLLPKFKRKVNKELEEKNRMLQENPGLLQLYRDLVITQVITSEEFWSQHAAEYTQAKKSQRQEIGVNSAFLADIKPQTDGCNGLKYNLTIDIIDCIFKTYPAVKRKHEENVPHKMSESDFWTKFFQSHYFHRDRINAGTKDLFTECAKIDDQELKKDIQSGINDPLVDITSFEDQTLDENYGNGPSKSDKVSGNIVHQSMIKRFNQHSIMVLKASTAKQSAQPQLNGSTPSPSKITTSSQLDEEPKTKKLRIQEKLIYDDLDTSCDANTNNSAPLNLTHVDRYLHGPVPGYGTTEPTSEELFMTLNQLKKEANSWLTGNSIPRQLATSLVSPAAAVSALGELTPGGSLMKGFREESLGQLIPKDLEKELRNVYVCMCELLRHFWRSFPPTTPQLEEKAIRMHEALHRFHSAKLKPFEDRVQRDFSAVSQHLTSHLNQLLNTAYRKFAVWQQRKMQMR; from the exons ATGACTACATCATCGGAAGATGTTCTGATGCAAGTAGGACAAGTTCGTTATAAAAAAGGAGATGGCACTTTATATGTCATGAATGAACGAATAGCTTGGATGCTTGATAATAGAGATACTGTATCTGTCAGTCATAAATATGCTGACattaaat tgcAAAAGATATCACCAGAAGGAAAGTCAAAAATACAACTGCAAGTTGTATTGCATGATGGTGCATCATCTACATTTCACTTTGTTAACAGAAACGGCCAAGAAGCACAAATTAAGGACCGTGATGATGTAAAAGAATTACTTCAACAGCTACTaccaaaatttaaaagaaaagtaaataaagaattagaAGAGAAGAATAG AATGCTCCAGGAAAATCCAGGACTACTTCAATTATACAGAGATCTAGTTATTACACAAGTTATTACATCTGAAGAATTTTGGTCGCAACATGCTGCAGAATATACTCAAGCTAAAAAGAGTCAACGTCAAGAAATAGGTGTTAATAGTGCTTTTTTG GCTGACATCAAGCCACAAACCGATGGATGTAATGGGTTGAAGTATAATTTAACTATCGATATAATAGATTGTATATTTAAGACTTACCCAgcagtaaaaagaaaacacgaaGAAAATGTGCCTCATAAAATGTCAGAATCCGATTTTTGGACAAAGTTCTTCCAGTCACACTATTTTCATCGAGATCGTATCAATGCAGGGACCAAGGATCTTTTTACCGAATGTGCCAAAATAGATGATCAAGAACTGAAGAAAGATATACAATCGGGTATCAATGATCCATTGGTGGACATAACTTCTTTTGAAGATCAAACACTGGATGAGAATTACGGGAACGGACCTAGCAAATCCGATAAAGTTTCAGGGAATATTGTACATCAAAGTATGATCAAAAGATTTAATCAACACAGCATTATGGTTTTAAAAGCCAGCACTGCCAAACAATCTGCACAACCACAATTAAATGGTTCAACTCCATCACCAAGCAAAATTACGACATCCTCTCAGTTGGATGAAGaaccaaaaacaaaaaaa cttagaatacaagaaaaattaatttacgatgATCTCGATACCAGCTGCGACGCAAACACAAATAATAGTGCACCGTTAAATTTGACGCATGTAGACAGATATTTACATGGTCCTGTACCTGGGTATGGCACTACAGAGCCAACATCTGAAGAGCTTTTTATGacgttaaatcaattaaagaaagaagCAAATAGTTGGCTGACAGGAAACAGTATACCGAGACAGTTGGCAACATCATTAGTTAGTCCAGCTGCAGCGGTTTCGGCTTTAGGAGAATTAACTCCAGGTGGCTCTTTAATGAAAGGTTTTAGAGAAGAAAGTCTTGGTC aatTAATACCAAAGGATTTAGAAAAAGAGTTACGTAATGTttatgtgtgtatgtgtgaACTTCTAAGGCACTTTTGGCGCAGTTTTCCACCTACCACTCCGCAACTCGAAGAAAAAGCAATTAGAATGCATGAAGCCTTACATAGATTTCATTCTGCTAAACTTAAACCCTTTGAA GATCGTGTTCAACGAGACTTTTCTGCTGTTAGTCAACATCTGACGAGTCATTTAAATCAATTACTGAACACAGCATATAGGAAGTTCGCAGTATGGCAACAACGTAAAATGCAAATGAGGTAG
- the LOC128873490 gene encoding uncharacterized protein LOC128873490, with translation MIRRFKYIIQKQEQHKICFGSGCPRDTSKKGMSPFMRYYTLEDYPNVAPNLYNALQSFKAITRKPCSHSISKKGYSGIARYSKHIVLKNDYPSPTDYNTSSFPKQIPKSKYPFDSNSKRQTFVTNTNPGPGLYVSAKREGITFEHSFGGRVKMKLGVDLKCCSKNTDVCQICGKRLNDDYWHLENEIFLCRLCMNTEYEKQTNYKKTELKLFRKIRDCSIVHQHEGTTAKIWLMHPKIVAQWIQREAYLSTYLKG, from the exons ATGATACGTA gatttaagtatattatacaaaagcAAGAGCAGCATAAAATATGCTTTGGATCTGGATGTCCTCGTGACACATCTAAAAAGGGTATGAGCCCATTTATGAGGTATTATACTTTAGAGGATTATCCAAATGTAGcaccaaatttatataatgcCCTACAATCGTTTAAAGCAATTACAAGAaag CCTTGTTCTCACAGTATTAGTAAAAAAGGTTACAGTGGTATTGCCAGATATAGCAAacatattgtattaaaaaatgattacccATCGCCAACAGATTACAATACTTCCTCATTTCCTAAACAAATACCTAAATCAAAGTACCCATTTGATTCCAACAGCAAGAGGCAGACATTTGTTACCAATACAAATCCAGG TCCAGGATTATATGTTAGTGCTAAAAGAGAAGGGATTACATTTGAGCACAGTTTCGGTGGTAGGGTGAAAATGAAACTTGGTGTGGATCTGAAATGTTGCAGTAAAAATACAGATGTTTGCCAAATATGTGGTAAAAGACTAAATGATGACTATTGgcatttagaaaatgaaatatttttatgtcgACTATGCATGAATACAGAATATGAGAAACAgacgaattataaaaaaacggAATTAAAACTATTTCGT aaaatacgaGATTGTTCGATTGTACATCAACACGAAGGAACAACTGCAAAAATATGGTTAATGCATCCTAAAATTGTGGCACAATGGATACAAAGAGAAGCTTACCTTTCCACCTACTTAAAAGGGTAA
- the LOC128873488 gene encoding C2 domain-containing protein 3: MDTGMKSHKSLPPLVEGKIHGYLKLVIDEVIWSNRSPGEIKIFASWWGETESAEFRPADITKNIVRSEQDTTEIYVIRTSLSLFEEYVKNCECIELAIISEETNIVVGISKIADLLEIFEGKPCFKYVPMINDSGNKIGEIHVSMKLEHITKSPNMQLKTHNYENKQGVDNIKLSAVDSFKCPKDIVDDTYSACRKLKPEESEIYKSILKSRRMEFQEPLKKCNNEVTDKLVAQVVERAQKLRGAILRETHNEDILTFNDNSLNEGLQLEDEVKLCEYFLGKDMTPFDEQKALYTLRSTSPTPSLIHIAPNSFKDYKNDKEEIISNNVSVEQEFSMEEISEEKLDSKSKETLLLDHVDCIRIFVESFKLSPAGYRRVKSSCLSHNDNTFLSATYFVQYDMTFDHNKETGKKSVKKSKPIRICSKMETKQVIYFNHGGIYGISKLKPYTEYFIKYKIFIQHFNKKSLTELGTGIMHINDIIKSENWSIAQRLIILNKGIKVGELSVIAELGSNSIHFGKQYIDGIMSSKENIPILEIQRSLSQERNNKRSRSATEAQSKTSSQMSSLSTKDVDFITADNHLLATKDSTWHKTENMDSKKVDAKDQENNVKDMVLLQGLIHIAEGKDLPELNTYLICRAFWKEDKSRSQICNNTKNPFYRFCQLVPLIHDTELLDRIKDNYIIIEVYYRNNNIDNLLGLAKLPVHQLYVAYRDPRVIPHLLLSKYPVVSVDGWVPVVDPVTGQSCGQLLALVALGTAEQIALLEISRGLRNISIPSQTINCSENVPESVKYPQNAQQSIKYTTYELQPHMETFSQNDAQFYVTDKTEREMRSINSKTQECQTDISTVKEFKFNIETEEETPTSERSVLHTLVGRLTEVLNVNKTNVDQVAQTEISLDEKQHVDVEEHMCINGLNLNNSSDDSDSSSTRHNFHLPTETYRSVGVGAEYNEGIDHQPNIGYDNTTFDLPIAIHTEKKSTDSVHDQTMFRAVIEIECAMHLPKIEKTNETIEPSTYVSFQANKSDPSKHLNSYMITNIFPHSCNPKWNWKCDAKLPTELLLHDEKRLILKIWRIFDADISTQINLERDIVIGFSAIDLSVLISGFPIVSGWFHIMDFTGKCNGQIKVSITPLDNLSLFGKPTSTLSTTRIPTCNALHLNWFPSHTSEMHSDDTERNNTNYAILTSAQEEDKSIHSENQFTDPVSHVGLEDVSMSFLSLSLKTKLTELDEITKRLELRLRDVTNTAFEDDFENEFDLNEPNSDNENNDYKNADSMMSATAANYTNKICQLPKSDKKLLHNRDIIENGNQIVSSGNEIRKRSPEPYISHNATVSYEQIKPGASTMSSYSKQSLSNDNCHIQHRSEHLMQNIKTLDNNFADYPERGTKTHINYLLDKLSLQFPPQSRSTTTLPIRKNTTGLSKNLPQDNSPQGSNKCSQELKVCTVPTQTDDLDQQNIPAFKGQLINRFTNGDDACINRNSPEVSAQSQVTNKMSTVIREELVAEENNDTSKCDELTTYLVASNIRHMDLNNIFSPLLYQHLVPDLHYSNTSPEEEAIEQLDNRYTKAFSTSIDTRLNKVQNLMEIDGSFPENAEQFRMTPSGVSGNIDDKIDLTVLHKSSYNDLLSSNSTESTATISPEKTSIKSIDTDTTENNYPTSSQTSVLVLSRQAPDGGNPIEDATKPLTGQQKDEAQDSSSSSSN; encoded by the exons atggaTACGGGGATGAAATCTCACAAATCTCTACCGCCGTTAGTCGAAGGCAAAATTCATGGTTATTTAAAACTTGTTATTGATGAAGTCATTTGGTCTAACAGAAGTCCAggggaaattaaaatatttgcatctTGGTGGGGTGAGACTGAAAGTGCTGAATTTag ACCAGCAgacattacaaaaaatattgtaagatCAGAACAAGACACTActgaaatttatgttattcGTACCAGTCTAAGTCTCTTTGAAGAGTATGTTAAAAATTGTGAGTGTATAGAATTAGCAATTATTTCTGAGGAAACTAACATAGTTGTAGGAATATCTAAAATCGCAGATTTATTAGAGATCTTTGAAGGAAAACCATGCTTTAAATATGTTCCAATGATAAATGATTCTGGAAATAAAATAGGAGAAATACAtgtttctatgaaattagagCATATTACAAAATCTCCAAACATGCAATTGAAAACACATaactatgaaaataaacaaggtGTTGATAATATCAAGCTTTCAGCTGTTGATAGCTTTAAGTGTCCAAAAGACATAGTAGATGATACATATAGTGCATGCAGAAAATTGAAACCTGAAGAAAGTGAAATTTACAAATCTATTTTGAAGTCAAGAAGAATGGAATTTCAAGaacctttgaaaaaatgtaataatgagGTAACAGATAAACTTGTTGCACAGGTTGTTGAAAGGGCACAAAAGCTCAGAGGAGCAATATTGAGAGAAACTCATAATGAGGATATTCTTACTTTTAATGATAATTCATTAAATGAAGGTTTACAACTTGAAGATGAAGTAAAAttatgtgaatattttttgggTAAAGACATGACTCCTTTTGATGAACAAAAAGCATTATATACTTTAAGATCAACATCTCCAACTCCAAGTTTGATACATATTGCACCAAATAGTTTTAAAGactataaaaatgataaggaggaaattatatcaaataatGTATCTGTTGAACAAGAATTTTCAATGGAAGAAATATCAGAAGAAAAACTTGATAGCAAGTCAAAAG AAACTCTATTGTTGGATCATGTAGattgtattagaatttttgtggaatcatttaaattaagtcCTGCTGGTTATAGGCGTGTTAAATCCTCTTGTTTATCAC atAATGATAATACCTTCTTGTCTGCAAcatattttgttcaatatgATATGACATTTGATCATAATAAGGAAACAGGAAAAAAATCAGTGAAGAAAAGTAAACCTATCAGAATATGTTCCAAAATGGAAACAAAACAAG taatttattttaaccatGGTGGTATATAtggaatatcaaaattaaaaccaTACACagagtattttataaaatacaaaatatttatccagcattttaataaaaaatcattaacCGAATTAGGCACTGGTATTATGCACATTAATGATATTATAAAAAGCGAAAATTGGAGCATTGCACAACGTTTGATTATTCTTAATAAAGGAATAAAAGTTGGCGAGTTAAGTGTAATTGCGGAATTAGGttcaaattctattcattTTGGAAAGCAGTATATTG ATGGTATAATGTCttccaaagaaaatattcctatTCTGGAGATACAACGATCGTTAAGCcaagaaagaaacaataaaagaagTAGAAGTGCAACAGAAGCTCAATCAAAGACAAGTAGTCAAATGTCCTCCCTTTCAACAAAAGATGTTGACTTTATTACTGCTGATAATCACTTACTTGCTACAAAAGATTCAACATGGCATAAGACAGAAAATATGGACAGTAAAAAAGTTGATGCTAAAGATcaggaaaataatgttaaggacatg GTTTTACTTCAGGGTTTGATACATATAGCTGAAGGAAAAGATTTGCCAGaattaaatacgtatttaATATGTAGAGCATTTTGGAAGGAGGATAAAAGTAGGAGTCAAATCTGTAACAACacaaaaaatccattttatcGGTTCTGTCAA TTAGTACCTCTTATTCATGACACCGAATTACTAGATCGCATTAAAGACAATTACATAATCATTGAagtttattatagaaataacaACATAGATAATCTATTAGGATTGGCAAAATTGCCTGTACACCAACTGTACGTTGCATACAGAGATCCGCGTGTAATACCTCACTTGTTACTTTCTAAG TACCCTGTTGTCAGTGTGGATGGATGGGTACCAGTTGTTGATCCTGTTACTGGTCAATCCTGTGGTCAGTTACTTGCATTAGTAGCTCTTGGAACTGCAGAACAGATCGCATTGTTAGAAATCTCAAGAGGCTTACGGAATATCAGTATCCCATCGCAAACGATAAATTGTTCAGAAAATGTTCCTGAATCCGTAAAGTATCCACAGAACGCGCAACAGTCCATAAAATATACCACTTACGAATTGCAACCACATATGGAAACATTTTCGCAAAACGATGCTCAATTTTATGTTACCGATAAAACTGAAAGAGAAATGCGCtctataaattcaaaaacGCAAGAGTGCCAGACAGATATATCGACTGTCAAAGAATTTAAGTTTAATATagaaacagaagaagaaactCCAACTTCGGAACGTTCAGTGTTACATACTTTAGTTGGTCGTTTAACAGAAGTTTTAAATGTTAACAAAACAAACGTAGATCAAGTAGCGCAAACTGAAATAAGTTTGGACGAAAAACAGCACGTAGATGTAGAAGAACATATGTGTATAAAcggattgaatttaaataacagtTCCGATGACAGTGATAGTAGTAGCACTAgacacaattttcatttacctaCAGAAACGTATAGAAGTGTTGGTGTTGGTGCAGAATATAATGAAGGAATAGATCACCAACCAAACATTGGTTATGACAATACAACATTTGATTTGCCAATTGCAATTCATACAGAAAAGAAATCAACGGATTCGGTGCATGACCAAACAATGTTTCGAGCTGTTATAGAGATCGAATGTGCAATGCATTTaccaaaaatagaaaaaactaACGAAACCATTGAGCCTAGTACATATGTATCTTTTCAGGCCAATAAATCTGATCcttcaaaacatttaaattcgtaCATGATTACCAATATTTTCCCACATAGTTGCAATCCTAAATGGAACTGGAAATGTGACGCAAAACTGCCAACAGAATTGCTTTTACAC gatgaaaaaagattgattttaaaaatttggcGTATATTCGATGCAGACATTAGTACACAAATAAACTTAGAAAGAGATATCGTTATTGGATTTTCCGCTATTGACCTTTCTGTCTTAATTAGTGGTTTTCCTATAGTATCTGGATGGTTTCATATAATGGACTTCACTGGAAAATGCAATGGACAAATTAAA gTATCTATAACACCACTGGATAATTTATCATTGTTTGGAAAACCAACATCAACATTAAGTACAACGCGAATTCCAACATGTAATGCATTGCACTTAAATTGGTTTCCATCACATACCTCTGAGATGCACTCTGATGatacagaaagaaataataccaATTACGCTATATTAACATCTGCACAAGAAGAAGATAAATCAATACATAGTGAAAATCAGTTTACCGATCCTGTATCGCATGTTGGCCTTGAAGATGTGTCTATGTCATTCTTATCTTTATCCTTGAAGACAAAATTAACTGAATTAGATGAAATTACGAAACGTCTAGAATTGCGACTACGCGATGTTACGAATACAGCTTTCGAAGAtgactttgaaaatgaatttgatttaaatgaaCCAAATAgtgataatgaaaataacgatTATAAAAATGCAGATAGCATGATGTCTGCCACGGCAGCTAATTatactaataaaatatgtcAATTACCTAAGtcagataaaaaattattgcataATAGAGATATCATAGAGAACGGAAATCAAATTGTGTCGAGTGGAAACGAAATTAGAAAACGCTCGCCTGAACCCTATATTAGTCATAACGCGACAGTTAGttatgaacaaattaaacCTGGTGCCTCTACAATGTCGAGTTATAGTAAACAAAGTTTATCGAATGATAATTGCCACATACAACATCGAAGCGAACatttaatgcaaaatattaaaactttagATAATAACTTTGCTGATTATCCAGAACGAGGAACAAAAActcatataaattatttacttgacAAGTTGTCTTTACAATTTCCCCCACAATCACGTTCGACTACAACTCTACCGATAAGGAAAAATACTACAGGTTTATCGAAAAATTTACCACAAGATAACAGTCCACAAGGTAGTAATAAATGTAGTCAAGAACTCAAAGTATGCACGGTACCTACCCAAACGGACGATTTAGATCAGCAGAATATCCCAGCTTTCAAAGGCCAACTAATAAATCGTTTCACTAATGGAGATGATGCatgtattaatagaaattcacCTGAAGTATCTGCACAATCACAAGTCACTAACAAAATGTCTACAGTAATCCGCGAAGAACTAGTTGCCGAGGAAAATAATGATACATCGAAATGTGACGAATTAACAACTTATCTGGTAGCCTCGAACATTCGTCATAtggatttaaataatatttttagtccACTTTTATATCAGCATTTAGTGCCAGACTTACATTACTCAAATACATCACCAGAGGAAGAGGCCATTGAACAATTAGATAATCGCTATACTAAAGCTTTTAGTACGTCGATAGATACTAGACTCAATAAAGTGCAGAATTTAATGGAAATCGATGGATCGTTTCCAGAAAATGCTGAACAGTTTAGAATGACACCATCTGGAGTATCGGGAAATATTGACGATAAGATTGATTTAACTGTTCTCCATAAATCCAGTTACAATGATCTACTATCGAGTAATAGTACAGAATCAACTGCAACTATATCGCCTGAAAAAACTTCGATAAAATCAATCGACACAGATACgactgaaaataattatcctACTTCCTCTCAAACGTCTGTTCTTGTATTGTCGAGGCAAGCTCCCGATGGCGGTAACCCTATAGAAGATGCCACAAAACCGTTGACTGGGCAACAGAAAGATGAAGCGCAAGATTCATCATCGAGTAGTTCTAATTGA